In a single window of the Tellurirhabdus bombi genome:
- a CDS encoding thioredoxin family protein, with translation MSKTFHRVAITILLVAITFSGFRQQEPPKIKWITIQEAYTLHKKKPKKFVIDVYTDWCGWCKVMDSKTFTNPAVIDYVNQNYYAVKLNAEQREDILLGADKFSFVEQGNGRGYHQLAAKLMNNQLSYPTTVFLDEKMGMIQPIAGYLEANAFHQIITFIGGNHFKKEAFEQFKATTYAKTYTAKL, from the coding sequence ATGAGCAAGACGTTCCATCGAGTTGCAATAACCATCTTATTGGTAGCTATCACCTTTTCGGGCTTTCGCCAGCAGGAACCTCCTAAAATCAAGTGGATAACCATTCAGGAGGCTTACACACTCCATAAGAAGAAGCCTAAAAAATTTGTTATTGACGTTTATACCGACTGGTGCGGCTGGTGCAAAGTCATGGACAGCAAAACATTTACGAATCCTGCCGTTATTGATTACGTTAACCAGAACTATTATGCGGTGAAGCTGAACGCCGAACAGCGGGAAGACATCCTGCTTGGCGCTGATAAATTTTCGTTTGTCGAACAGGGCAATGGCCGGGGTTATCACCAGCTCGCCGCCAAGCTTATGAACAACCAGCTTTCGTACCCAACAACGGTGTTTCTGGACGAAAAAATGGGCATGATTCAACCCATTGCTGGTTACCTAGAAGCCAACGCCTTTCATCAAATCATTACATTTATTGGCGGGAACCACTTCAAAAAAGAGGCTTTTGAGCAATTTAAGGCTACAACGTATGCCAAAACCTATACGGCAAAATTGTAA